A single genomic interval of Rhodopseudomonas palustris harbors:
- a CDS encoding FAD-binding oxidoreductase, with product MTLDIVGTLRTIVGEGGVLEAAELSKRSAGTYRFDTLKAAALVRPTSTQQVSEILRWCHANGVHIVTHGGLTGLVHGADAEPSEVILSLERMRTIEEIDPKQRTAVAQAGVPLQALQEEVDKHDLAFPLDLGSRGTATLGGNAATNAGGNRVIRYGMTREMILGLEVVLADGTVLSSLNHLIKNNAGYDLKQLFIGSEGTLGVITRLVLRLREKPLATNMAFVGLDSFDAVAKFLKHCDRALGGTLSAYEVMWQSFYRLVTSPPAKGRPPIGQDHAYYVLVESQGSDLELDSQRFTAAMEAALESGLIADAAIAQSDEDCRSFWALRDDVGQVLQGGLPIVFDVSLPIAAMEGYAETLRETLTNEIGEHRLWIFGHLGDGNLHVVVQVKPMEYLALRPKVEALVYRPLAACNGSVSAEHGIGLEKKPYLYVSRSANEIALMRTLKQALDPKGILNPGKIFDPGPVVGGR from the coding sequence ATGACCCTGGATATCGTCGGCACGCTCCGGACCATCGTCGGCGAGGGCGGCGTGCTCGAGGCCGCCGAGCTGTCGAAGCGCTCCGCCGGCACCTATCGGTTCGATACGCTGAAGGCCGCGGCGCTGGTGCGGCCGACCTCGACCCAGCAGGTGTCGGAGATCCTGCGCTGGTGCCATGCTAACGGCGTTCACATCGTCACCCATGGTGGGTTGACCGGCCTCGTTCACGGCGCCGATGCCGAACCCAGCGAAGTCATCCTGTCGCTGGAGCGGATGCGCACGATCGAGGAGATCGACCCGAAGCAGCGCACCGCTGTGGCCCAGGCCGGCGTGCCGCTGCAGGCGCTGCAGGAAGAGGTGGACAAGCACGATCTGGCGTTTCCGCTCGATCTCGGCTCGCGCGGCACCGCCACGCTCGGTGGCAACGCCGCCACCAATGCCGGCGGCAACCGCGTGATCCGCTACGGCATGACGCGCGAGATGATCCTCGGCCTCGAAGTCGTGCTTGCCGACGGCACCGTGCTGTCGTCGCTCAACCATCTGATCAAGAACAACGCCGGCTACGACCTCAAGCAGCTGTTCATCGGCTCGGAAGGCACGCTCGGCGTCATCACGCGGCTGGTGCTGCGACTGCGCGAAAAGCCGCTCGCCACCAACATGGCGTTCGTCGGCCTCGACAGTTTCGATGCGGTGGCGAAGTTCCTGAAGCATTGCGACCGCGCGCTCGGCGGCACGCTGTCGGCCTACGAGGTGATGTGGCAGTCGTTCTACCGGCTGGTCACCAGCCCGCCAGCCAAAGGGCGGCCACCAATCGGGCAGGACCACGCTTACTACGTGCTGGTCGAAAGCCAGGGCTCCGACCTCGAACTCGACAGCCAGCGCTTCACCGCGGCGATGGAGGCGGCGCTGGAGTCCGGGCTGATCGCGGACGCGGCGATCGCGCAATCGGACGAGGATTGCCGCTCGTTCTGGGCGCTCCGCGACGACGTCGGCCAGGTGCTGCAAGGCGGCCTGCCGATCGTGTTCGACGTCTCGCTGCCGATCGCCGCGATGGAGGGGTATGCGGAAACGCTTCGGGAGACGCTGACCAACGAAATCGGCGAGCACCGGCTGTGGATCTTTGGCCACCTCGGCGACGGCAATCTGCATGTCGTCGTGCAGGTCAAGCCGATGGAGTATCTGGCGCTGCGGCCCAAGGTCGAAGCCTTGGTGTATCGCCCGCTCGCCGCCTGCAACGGTTCGGTGTCGGCCGAGCACGGCATCGGCCTGGAGAAGAAACCGTATCTCTACGTCAGCCGCAGCGCCAATGAGATCGCGCTGATGCGGACGCTGAAGCAGGCGCTCGATCCCAAGGGCATTCTCAACCCCGGCAAGATCTTCGACCCCGGCCCGGTGGTCGGGGGACGTTGA
- a CDS encoding TIGR00730 family Rossman fold protein: MSKIKTVCVYCGSGPGSNPRFLEAATAFGKELAEHGVGLVYGGGAIGLMGAVANAVLDHGGAVTGIIPGFLSAKEIALGRVSELIVTEDMHERKRLMFERSDAFVALPGGIGTLEELVEQMTWQQLGRHTKPILIADIDGFWQPLLELLAHMRSTAFIRPNLAVEILKADKVEDILPKLQAAAAPQPTREMPPGIAERL, translated from the coding sequence ATGAGCAAGATCAAGACCGTCTGCGTCTATTGCGGCTCCGGCCCCGGCAGCAATCCCCGATTTCTCGAAGCAGCGACGGCCTTCGGCAAGGAACTCGCCGAGCACGGCGTCGGGCTGGTGTACGGCGGCGGCGCGATCGGGCTGATGGGCGCGGTCGCCAACGCAGTGCTCGATCACGGCGGCGCGGTTACCGGCATCATTCCAGGCTTTCTCAGCGCCAAGGAGATTGCGCTCGGTCGCGTCAGTGAGCTGATCGTCACTGAAGACATGCACGAGCGGAAGCGGCTGATGTTCGAGCGATCCGACGCCTTCGTAGCTTTACCAGGCGGCATCGGCACGCTCGAAGAACTCGTCGAGCAGATGACCTGGCAACAGCTTGGCCGTCACACCAAGCCGATCCTGATCGCCGACATCGACGGTTTCTGGCAGCCGCTGCTCGAACTCTTGGCGCACATGCGCAGCACCGCCTTCATCCGCCCCAACCTCGCGGTCGAGATTCTGAAAGCGGACAAGGTCGAAGACATCCTGCCGAAGCTGCAAGCTGCCGCAGCGCCGCAGCCGACGCGTGAGATGCCGCCGGGGATTGCGGAACGGCTGTAG
- a CDS encoding GNAT family N-acetyltransferase has translation MSTPALRPYLPEDAAVTAAIFVASIEQLTADDYSEEQQEAWASAADDEAKFAARLSGQLTLIATLQGVPVGFASLKGPDHIDMLYVHPDYVGRDVGTTLIDALEKLAGARGALILTVDASDNAAEFFAKRGYVAKQRNTVSINGEWLANTTMTKSLADSAAPGASS, from the coding sequence CGCGGTCACGGCTGCGATCTTCGTGGCGTCGATCGAACAGCTCACTGCCGACGACTACAGCGAGGAGCAGCAGGAGGCATGGGCCTCGGCGGCCGACGACGAAGCCAAGTTCGCCGCGCGTCTGTCCGGTCAGCTGACGCTGATCGCGACGCTGCAGGGCGTGCCGGTCGGCTTCGCGTCGCTGAAGGGGCCAGACCACATCGACATGCTGTACGTGCATCCCGATTACGTCGGCCGCGACGTCGGCACGACGCTGATCGATGCGCTGGAGAAGCTCGCCGGCGCACGCGGGGCACTGATCCTCACCGTCGATGCCAGCGACAACGCCGCCGAATTCTTCGCCAAGCGCGGCTATGTCGCCAAGCAGCGCAACACCGTTTCGATCAATGGCGAATGGCTCGCCAACACCACGATGACAAAGTCGCTGGCGGATTCCGCCGCGCCCGGAGCTTCCTCATGA
- a CDS encoding ABCB family ABC transporter ATP-binding protein/permease — protein sequence MAHPHSHSSSGSPVAIPEDKIAQKATLGGTLMHLWPYIWPGDRSDLKMRVVWAIVLLIAAKAATLIVPFTFKWATDALTGADTAPIEPSNWTLWLIASPLALTASYGLVRALMAVLTQWRDGIFAKVAMHAVRKLAYRTFVHMHDLSLRFHLERKTGGLTRVLERGRLGIEVIVRMVILQLVPTIIELSLVMAVLLWQFDWRYVAAVMVTVVFYMLYTYKATEWRIGIRRRMNDSDSDANQKAIDSLLNYETVKYFGAEEREAKRYDKSMRHYEDASVATYTSLAVLNAGQAVIFTFGLTATMLMCASGVRNGTNTVGDFVMINAMMIQLYQPLNFMGMVYREIKQAIIDIEKMFAVLSRKPEVEDRAGAKPLAVEAGTVRFEDVKFAYDPARPILKGLNFEVPAGKTVAIVGPSGAGKSTISRLLFRLYDVSGGRILIDGQDIRSVTQTSLRAAIGMVPQDTVLFNDTIRYNIRYGRWDATDAEVEEAAKTAQIDAFIKASPKGYDTEVGERGLKLSGGEKQRVAIARTVLKAPPILVLDEATSALDSHTEHEIQGALERVAQNRTSLVIAHRLSTIVGADEIIVLDQGRIAERGTHSQLLAAGGLYASMWNRQREAEEARERLALIGDDDSPVRKPEIDDDLATSAAAE from the coding sequence ATGGCTCACCCACACTCGCATTCGAGCAGCGGCTCTCCTGTCGCGATTCCGGAAGACAAGATCGCACAGAAGGCGACGCTCGGCGGCACCCTGATGCATCTGTGGCCGTATATCTGGCCCGGCGACAGGTCCGATCTGAAGATGCGGGTGGTGTGGGCGATCGTGCTGCTGATCGCCGCCAAGGCGGCGACGCTGATCGTTCCGTTCACCTTCAAATGGGCGACCGACGCGCTGACCGGCGCTGATACCGCACCGATCGAGCCGTCGAACTGGACGCTTTGGCTGATCGCGTCACCGCTGGCGCTGACGGCGAGCTACGGTTTGGTTCGTGCTTTGATGGCGGTGCTGACGCAATGGCGTGACGGCATCTTCGCCAAGGTCGCGATGCACGCGGTGCGCAAGCTGGCGTACCGGACCTTCGTGCACATGCACGATCTGTCGCTGCGGTTTCACCTCGAGCGCAAGACCGGCGGTCTGACCCGCGTGCTGGAGCGTGGCCGGCTCGGCATCGAAGTGATCGTGCGGATGGTGATCCTGCAGCTGGTGCCGACCATCATCGAGCTGTCGCTGGTGATGGCGGTGCTGCTGTGGCAGTTCGACTGGCGCTACGTCGCGGCCGTGATGGTCACCGTGGTGTTCTACATGCTGTACACCTACAAGGCGACCGAGTGGCGGATCGGCATCCGCCGCCGCATGAACGATTCCGACAGCGACGCCAATCAGAAGGCAATCGACTCGCTGCTCAACTACGAGACGGTGAAGTATTTCGGCGCCGAGGAGCGCGAGGCGAAGCGCTACGACAAGTCGATGCGGCACTATGAGGATGCCAGCGTCGCGACCTATACGTCGCTGGCGGTCCTCAACGCCGGGCAGGCGGTGATCTTCACCTTCGGCCTGACCGCGACGATGCTGATGTGTGCCTCGGGCGTCCGCAACGGCACCAACACCGTCGGCGACTTCGTGATGATCAATGCGATGATGATTCAGCTGTATCAGCCGCTGAATTTCATGGGCATGGTGTATCGCGAGATCAAGCAGGCGATCATCGACATCGAGAAGATGTTCGCGGTGTTGTCGCGCAAGCCGGAGGTCGAGGATCGCGCCGGCGCCAAGCCGTTGGCGGTCGAAGCCGGCACCGTGCGGTTCGAGGACGTGAAGTTCGCTTATGATCCGGCGCGGCCGATCCTGAAGGGCCTCAACTTCGAGGTCCCGGCCGGCAAGACGGTGGCGATCGTCGGCCCGTCGGGCGCCGGCAAGTCGACGATCTCGCGGCTGCTGTTCCGGCTGTACGACGTCTCGGGCGGCCGCATCCTGATCGATGGTCAGGACATCCGCAGCGTCACCCAGACCTCGCTGCGCGCGGCGATCGGGATGGTGCCGCAGGACACCGTGCTGTTCAACGACACCATCCGCTACAACATCCGCTACGGCCGCTGGGACGCCACCGATGCCGAGGTGGAGGAGGCCGCCAAGACCGCGCAGATCGACGCCTTCATCAAGGCGTCGCCGAAGGGCTACGACACCGAAGTCGGCGAGCGCGGGCTGAAGCTCTCGGGCGGCGAGAAGCAGCGGGTGGCGATTGCGCGAACGGTTCTCAAGGCGCCGCCGATTCTGGTGCTCGACGAAGCGACCTCGGCGCTCGACAGCCACACCGAGCACGAGATCCAGGGCGCGCTGGAGCGTGTGGCACAAAACCGCACCTCGCTGGTGATCGCGCACCGGCTTTCGACCATCGTCGGGGCCGATGAGATCATCGTGCTCGATCAGGGGCGGATCGCCGAACGCGGCACCCATTCGCAATTATTGGCAGCGGGCGGGCTCTACGCCAGCATGTGGAACAGGCAGCGCGAGGCCGAAGAGGCGCGCGAGCGGCTGGCGCTGATCGGCGACGATGATTCACCGGTTCGTAAGCCGGAAATCGACGACGATCTGGCAACTTCGGCGGCGGCGGAGTAA
- a CDS encoding c-type cytochrome, protein MSHSRGRTAKTLAFLAASALVVIGGVALWIIQPPAVDAKLKAVDAQVDPELIKRGEYIARAGDCVACHTAPGGTPMAGGLKLDTPFGSLWSTNITPDRATGIGSWSFGEFDRAMRKGVAADGHNLYPAMPYPSYAKISSDDMAALWAYLTKGLAPVAQANRAPEMSFPFNMRIGLAFWNVAFLDASPFKPEQNQDAVWNRGAYLVQGLGHCGACHTPRGIAFQEKAMSDAGPHGRDYLAGAKVENWNALNLRGLWTVPDTVQMLKTGQNRFATAAGGMTDVIRHSTQHMTDQDLTAIATYLKALPTDRPAPAAAVAEVPASTYTTPGGLGYTQFCADCHRADGAGVPGVFPPLAGNPTIAAKDPATLVHITLTGWETTATTAHPRVWTMPSFARLNDREIADILSFVRANWGGNASAVTAEQIAAARAALDPKIDTSRFETPRIADILSQPNAEQLVRGMRLNAETHTLLPNNVGNDLNCSSCHLNAGTVADGSPYVGVAAFFPSYAPRAGRVITLEDRINGCFLRSMNGKPLPVDGPDMKAMVAYFDWMQGSTKPEDKVAGRGVGKVDQSLVPNLDNGKEIYTARCAVCHGDNGEGLKDAAGRVVYPPLWGPRSFNIGAGMARTYTAAAFVKRNMPIASHNKFPLGQGELSDQEAVDVAAYFTHMERPDFPGKVKDWPKDQKPKDARY, encoded by the coding sequence ATGTCTCATTCCCGCGGCCGCACAGCCAAGACCCTCGCTTTCCTCGCCGCGTCCGCGCTGGTCGTGATCGGAGGCGTGGCGCTGTGGATCATTCAGCCGCCCGCCGTCGACGCCAAACTCAAGGCCGTCGATGCTCAGGTCGACCCCGAGCTGATCAAGCGCGGCGAGTACATCGCGCGAGCTGGTGACTGCGTCGCATGCCACACCGCGCCGGGCGGCACGCCGATGGCCGGCGGCCTGAAGCTCGACACGCCGTTCGGCAGCCTGTGGTCGACCAACATCACGCCCGATCGCGCCACCGGAATCGGCAGCTGGTCGTTCGGCGAGTTCGACCGTGCCATGCGCAAGGGCGTCGCGGCGGACGGGCACAATCTGTATCCGGCGATGCCGTATCCGTCCTACGCCAAGATCAGCAGCGACGACATGGCCGCGCTGTGGGCGTATCTGACCAAGGGCCTCGCACCGGTTGCGCAGGCCAATCGCGCGCCGGAGATGAGCTTCCCGTTCAACATGCGGATCGGGCTGGCGTTCTGGAACGTCGCTTTCCTCGATGCGTCGCCGTTCAAGCCGGAGCAGAACCAGGACGCGGTGTGGAATCGCGGCGCCTATCTGGTGCAGGGCCTCGGTCATTGCGGCGCCTGCCACACCCCGCGCGGCATCGCCTTCCAGGAAAAGGCGATGAGCGATGCCGGACCACACGGCCGCGACTATCTCGCCGGCGCCAAGGTCGAAAACTGGAATGCGCTGAACCTGCGCGGACTGTGGACGGTGCCTGACACCGTGCAGATGCTGAAGACTGGCCAGAACCGTTTCGCCACGGCGGCGGGCGGCATGACCGATGTGATCCGGCATTCGACCCAGCACATGACCGATCAGGATCTCACAGCGATCGCCACCTACCTGAAGGCTCTGCCGACCGATCGGCCGGCGCCCGCTGCCGCTGTGGCTGAAGTGCCGGCGTCGACCTACACCACGCCCGGCGGTCTCGGTTACACGCAGTTTTGCGCCGATTGCCATCGCGCTGACGGCGCCGGCGTGCCCGGTGTGTTCCCGCCGCTCGCCGGCAATCCGACGATCGCCGCCAAGGATCCGGCGACGCTGGTGCACATCACCCTCACCGGCTGGGAGACGACAGCGACCACCGCACATCCGCGGGTATGGACGATGCCGTCGTTTGCCCGCCTGAACGATCGTGAGATCGCCGACATCCTCAGCTTCGTGCGCGCCAATTGGGGCGGCAACGCCAGTGCTGTCACGGCCGAGCAAATCGCCGCCGCTCGCGCCGCGCTCGATCCCAAGATCGATACCTCGCGGTTCGAAACGCCGCGGATCGCCGATATCCTGTCACAGCCGAACGCCGAGCAACTGGTGCGCGGCATGCGGCTGAATGCCGAAACCCACACGCTGCTGCCGAACAATGTCGGCAACGATCTGAATTGCAGCTCGTGTCACCTCAACGCCGGCACCGTCGCCGACGGCAGCCCCTATGTCGGCGTCGCAGCATTCTTCCCGAGCTACGCGCCGCGCGCCGGCCGCGTCATCACGCTGGAAGACCGCATCAATGGCTGCTTCCTGCGCTCGATGAACGGCAAGCCACTGCCGGTTGACGGCCCCGACATGAAAGCGATGGTCGCTTATTTCGACTGGATGCAGGGCTCGACCAAGCCGGAGGACAAGGTCGCCGGCCGCGGTGTCGGCAAAGTCGATCAGTCGCTGGTGCCGAACCTCGACAACGGCAAGGAAATCTACACGGCGCGCTGCGCGGTGTGTCACGGCGACAACGGCGAAGGGTTGAAGGACGCGGCCGGCCGCGTAGTGTACCCGCCGCTGTGGGGACCGCGCTCGTTCAATATCGGCGCCGGAATGGCCCGGACCTACACCGCGGCCGCTTTCGTCAAGCGCAACATGCCGATCGCGAGCCACAACAAATTCCCGCTCGGCCAGGGTGAGCTGTCCGACCAGGAAGCGGTCGACGTCGCGGCATACTTCACCCACATGGAACGGCCGGATTTTCCCGGCAAGGTGAAGGACTGGCCGAAGGACCAGAAGCCGAAGGACGCGCGCTACTGA
- a CDS encoding acetolactate synthase large subunit, translating to MNGAQSVVRTLVNCGVEVCFANPGTSEMHFVAALDSVSGMRPVLCLFEGVVTGAADGYGRIAGKPAVNLLHLGPGLANGLANLHNARRAATPIVNIVGDHAAYHLQYDAPLTSDIAGFARPVSSWIHESKSAGAVASDTARAVQAASAAPGGIATLIMPADVAWNPAARAAQKLPEIGPAKVAAGTVEAIAKLLANGKKSALLLRGSALLGDALEAAGRVAAKTGVRLLCDTFAPQTELGAGRVPLERIPYFSEQITAFLKDVEQLILVGSKPPVSFFAYPGKPSWGAPEGCLIDYLAQPHEDGAQAVKDLAAALDAPAEPAARTQLALPELPKGKLNSLGVAQAIAHLTPDHAIYAEEANTSGLPLQMILPKARPHTHLPLTGGSIGQGLPLAIGAAIAAPDRKVVCPHGDGGAAYTMQALWTMAREKLDVTVVIYANRSYAILNIELQRVGASGAGANALSMLDLHNPEMNWMKIAEGLGVEASRATTAEEFSAQYASAMSQRGPRLIEALI from the coding sequence ATGAACGGCGCGCAGTCAGTGGTGCGGACGCTGGTGAACTGCGGCGTTGAGGTGTGTTTCGCAAATCCGGGCACTTCGGAAATGCACTTCGTCGCGGCGCTGGATTCGGTCAGCGGAATGCGGCCGGTGCTGTGCCTGTTCGAGGGCGTGGTCACCGGCGCCGCCGATGGCTACGGCCGGATCGCCGGCAAGCCGGCCGTGAACCTGCTGCATCTCGGTCCCGGCCTCGCCAACGGCCTTGCCAATCTGCACAACGCCCGCCGCGCCGCGACGCCGATCGTCAACATCGTCGGCGACCACGCCGCCTATCACCTGCAATACGACGCGCCGCTCACCTCCGACATCGCCGGCTTTGCCCGGCCGGTGTCGAGCTGGATCCATGAATCCAAGAGTGCCGGCGCGGTGGCGAGCGATACGGCGCGCGCGGTGCAGGCGGCTAGCGCGGCGCCGGGCGGCATCGCCACGCTGATCATGCCGGCGGATGTCGCCTGGAATCCCGCCGCGCGCGCGGCGCAGAAGCTGCCGGAGATCGGTCCGGCCAAGGTTGCGGCTGGGACGGTCGAGGCGATCGCCAAGCTGCTCGCGAACGGCAAGAAGTCGGCGCTGCTGCTGCGCGGATCGGCGCTGCTCGGCGATGCGCTGGAGGCGGCTGGACGGGTCGCAGCCAAGACCGGCGTGCGGCTGCTGTGCGACACCTTCGCGCCGCAGACCGAACTCGGTGCCGGCCGCGTGCCGCTGGAACGCATTCCGTATTTTTCGGAGCAGATCACCGCATTCCTCAAAGACGTGGAGCAACTGATCCTGGTCGGCTCGAAGCCGCCGGTGTCGTTCTTCGCCTATCCCGGCAAGCCGAGCTGGGGCGCGCCGGAAGGTTGCCTGATCGATTATCTGGCGCAGCCGCATGAAGATGGCGCACAGGCGGTGAAGGATCTCGCCGCCGCGCTTGACGCGCCGGCCGAGCCCGCCGCCCGCACTCAGCTCGCGTTGCCCGAGCTGCCGAAGGGCAAGCTCAACTCGCTCGGCGTCGCGCAGGCGATTGCGCATCTGACGCCCGACCACGCGATCTACGCCGAGGAGGCCAACACCTCCGGCCTGCCTTTGCAGATGATCCTGCCCAAGGCACGGCCGCACACCCATCTGCCGCTGACCGGCGGCTCGATCGGGCAGGGGCTGCCGCTCGCGATCGGCGCGGCGATCGCGGCGCCCGACCGCAAGGTGGTGTGTCCTCACGGCGACGGCGGTGCCGCCTACACGATGCAGGCGCTGTGGACGATGGCGCGCGAGAAGCTCGACGTCACCGTGGTGATCTACGCCAACCGGTCCTACGCGATCCTCAACATCGAACTGCAGCGGGTCGGTGCTTCCGGCGCCGGCGCCAATGCGCTGTCGATGCTCGATCTGCACAATCCGGAAATGAACTGGATGAAGATCGCCGAAGGTCTCGGCGTCGAAGCCAGCCGTGCCACCACCGCGGAGGAATTCTCCGCGCAATACGCTTCGGCGATGAGTCAGCGCGGTCCGCGGCTGATCGAAGCCTTGATCTGA
- the cimA gene encoding citramalate synthase, protein MSRERLYLYDTTLRDGAQTNGVDFTLHDKKLIASLLDDLGIDYVEGGYPGANPLDTEFFGTEQKLERATFAAFGMTRRPGRSASNDPGIAMLIDAKADAICFVAKSSEYQVRVALETTNEENIASIRDSVSLAKDKGREVLVDCEHFFDGYKANPEFALQCAKAAYESGARWVVLCDTNGGTMPDEVEAIVGEVVKHIPGAHVGIHAHNDTEQAVANSFAAVRAGARQIQGTLNGLGERCGNANLCSMIPTLKLKKEFADKFEIGVSDDKLASLVQVSRALDNILDRAPNPHAPYVGGSAFVTKTGIHASAVLKDPQTYEHVPPESIGNHRKVLVSDQAGKSNVLAELARTNIQFDRDDPRLSRLVEKLKEREAAGYAYESANASFDLLARSTLGTVPEFFRVDKFDVNVEQRYNSHGQRVTVAMAVIKVEVDGETLISAAEGNGPVNALDVALRKDLGKYQKYIEGLKLVDYRVRILNGGTEAVTRVLIESEDEDGRRWTTIGVSPNIIDASFQALMDSVVYKLVQSNAPV, encoded by the coding sequence ATGAGCCGCGAACGTCTCTATCTCTACGACACCACGCTGCGTGACGGCGCCCAGACCAACGGCGTCGACTTCACCTTGCACGACAAGAAGCTGATCGCCTCGCTGCTCGACGATCTCGGCATCGATTATGTCGAAGGCGGCTATCCGGGCGCCAATCCGCTCGATACCGAGTTCTTCGGCACGGAACAGAAGCTGGAGCGCGCCACCTTCGCGGCATTCGGCATGACCCGGCGGCCCGGCCGCTCGGCCTCGAACGATCCCGGCATCGCGATGCTGATCGACGCCAAGGCGGATGCGATCTGCTTCGTCGCCAAGTCGTCGGAGTATCAGGTCCGGGTCGCGCTCGAGACCACCAACGAGGAGAACATCGCCTCGATCCGCGACAGCGTCTCGCTCGCCAAGGACAAGGGCCGCGAGGTGCTGGTCGATTGCGAGCACTTCTTCGACGGCTACAAGGCCAATCCGGAGTTCGCGCTGCAATGCGCCAAGGCGGCGTATGAGTCCGGCGCCCGCTGGGTGGTGCTGTGCGATACCAATGGCGGCACCATGCCGGACGAGGTCGAGGCCATCGTCGGCGAAGTGGTCAAGCACATCCCCGGCGCGCATGTCGGCATCCACGCGCATAACGACACCGAGCAGGCGGTCGCGAATTCGTTCGCCGCGGTGCGGGCCGGCGCGCGGCAGATCCAGGGCACGCTGAACGGCCTCGGCGAACGCTGCGGCAACGCCAATCTGTGCTCGATGATCCCGACGCTGAAGCTGAAGAAGGAATTCGCCGACAAGTTCGAAATCGGCGTCTCCGACGACAAGCTGGCGAGCCTGGTGCAGGTGTCGCGCGCGCTCGATAACATCCTCGACCGCGCGCCTAATCCGCACGCGCCCTATGTCGGCGGCAGCGCCTTCGTCACCAAGACCGGCATCCACGCGTCGGCGGTGCTGAAGGATCCGCAGACCTATGAGCACGTGCCGCCGGAGTCGATCGGCAATCACCGCAAGGTGCTGGTGTCGGATCAGGCCGGCAAGTCGAACGTGCTGGCCGAACTGGCGCGCACCAATATCCAGTTCGACCGCGACGATCCGCGGCTGTCCCGCCTGGTCGAGAAGCTGAAGGAGCGCGAAGCGGCCGGCTACGCCTACGAGTCGGCCAATGCCTCGTTCGATCTGCTCGCGCGTAGCACGCTCGGCACCGTGCCGGAGTTCTTCCGGGTCGATAAGTTCGACGTCAATGTCGAGCAGCGCTACAACTCGCACGGCCAGCGCGTCACCGTGGCGATGGCGGTGATCAAGGTCGAAGTCGACGGCGAGACCCTGATCTCGGCCGCCGAAGGCAACGGCCCGGTCAACGCGCTCGACGTTGCGCTGCGCAAGGATCTCGGCAAGTACCAGAAGTACATCGAGGGCCTCAAGCTGGTCGATTACCGCGTCCGTATCCTCAATGGCGGCACCGAGGCCGTCACTCGGGTGCTGATCGAGAGCGAGGACGAGGACGGCCGGCGCTGGACCACGATCGGCGTGTCGCCGAATATCATCGACGCGTCGTTCCAGGCGCTGATGGATTCGGTCGTTTACAAGCTGGTGCAGTCGAACGCGCCGGTGTGA